The following coding sequences lie in one Phaenicophaeus curvirostris isolate KB17595 chromosome 5, BPBGC_Pcur_1.0, whole genome shotgun sequence genomic window:
- the LOC138721219 gene encoding transmembrane protein 151B-like isoform X2, whose protein sequence is MCRESHWKCLLLSILMYGCLGAVAWCQLVQVTKLSFDSSFKGKSMIYHDSPCSDGYVYIPLAFLSMLYVVYLVECWHCHVKRELQYKADVDSVYECINRMQQATPCIWWKAISYHFVRRTRQVTRYRNGDAYTTTQVYHERVNTHVAEAEFDYSHCGYKDISKELLGLESYTATKLRFTKCFSFANTESENSYLTQRAHFFTEIEGLDDYMEVREGMQLKNVDFKELMMAYGDPDHLPWYVSHYAFWVAAILMISWPLRVLIEYQTAYVHYHVEKLLGLEYTAPTVEEEPLYRYRMPRDTTQDSTELEWHICTNRQLIPSYSEAMLMDLANSPAYNSYAVCRYGETAHGCERCNRASSTSSIFSRHAFRSCSGNSHISLNTSRFSLCRVHGSHRTGLWRSRSSSIADRGCQDEQCCSYSSQLAVNENPPTYHDARFFPVLIVHRPEGHNGQHFRCSSCLETSL, encoded by the coding sequence ATGTGCCGAGAGTCCCACTGGAAATGCCTCCTCCTTTCCATCCTCATGTACGGCTGCCTGGGTGCAGTGGCATGGTGTCAGCTGGTCCAGGTCACCAAGCTCAGCTTTGATAGTTCCTTCAAGGGCAAGTCTATGATCTACCATGACAGCCCGTGCTCAGATGGCTATGTCTACATCCCTCTGGCCTTCCTCTCCATGCTGTACGTGGTCTACCTGGTGGAGTGCTGGCACTGCCATGTCAAGAGAGAGCTGCAGTACAAGGCAGATGTGGACAGTGTCTATGAATGCATCAACCGCATGCAGCAAGCCACTCCATGCATCTGGTGGAAGGCCATTAGCTACCACTTTGTGCGGCGAACCCGGCAGGTGACCCGGTACCGCAATGGCGATGCCTACACCACTACACAAGTCTACCATGAAAGGGTCAACACCCATGTGGCTGAAGCCGAGTTTGACTACTCTCATTGTGGATACAAGGACATCTCCAAGGAGCTCTTGGGCCTGGAGAGTTACACAGCCACCAAGCTGAGGTTCACCAAGTGCTTCAGCTTTGCCAATACTGAGTCTGAGAACTCTTACCTGACTCAGAGGGCtcacttcttcacagaaattgaGGGTCTTGATGACTACATGGAGGTGAGGGAAGGCATGCAGCTCAAAAATGTGGACTTTAAAGAGCTTATGATGGCCTACGGGGACCCAGATCACCTTCCATGGTATGTATCCCACTATGCTTTCTGGGTGGCAGCTATCCTGATGATCTCATGGCCACTCAGGGTACTCATAGAGTATCAAACTGCTTACGTTCACTACCATGTGGAAAAGCTGCTAGGTCTGGAGTACACAGCACCCACTGTGGAGGAGGAGCCCTTGTACCGGTATCGCATGCCACGAGACACCACGCAGGACAGCACCGAGCTGGAGTGGCACATCTGCACCAATCGGCAGTTGATCCCCAGCTACTCGGAGGCCATGCTCATGGACCTGGCCAACTCCCCAGCCTACAACAGCTATGCGGTGTGTCGGTATGGTGAAACAGCCCATGGCTGTGAACGCTGCAATCGTgcctccagcacctcctccatcttctcGCGCCATGCTTTCCGCAGCTGCAGTGGCAACTCCCACATCTCCCTCAACACCAGCCGCTTCTCTCTTTGCCGTGTCCATGGCTCACACAGGACAGGCCTCTGGAGGagccgcagcagcagcatcgCAGACCGGGGCTGCCAGGATGAGCAGTGCTGCTCCTACTCCAGCCAGCTGGCTGTCAATGAAAACCCCCCAACCTACCACGATGCTCGCTTCTTCCCTGTCCTGATTGTCCACAGGCCAGAGGGGCACAATGGGCAGCATTTCAGAtgctcctcctgcctggagaCCTCTCTGTGA
- the LOC138721219 gene encoding transmembrane protein 151B-like isoform X1, whose protein sequence is MGIPTVMNRGWSEQRPVKQSLSACMCRESHWKCLLLSILMYGCLGAVAWCQLVQVTKLSFDSSFKGKSMIYHDSPCSDGYVYIPLAFLSMLYVVYLVECWHCHVKRELQYKADVDSVYECINRMQQATPCIWWKAISYHFVRRTRQVTRYRNGDAYTTTQVYHERVNTHVAEAEFDYSHCGYKDISKELLGLESYTATKLRFTKCFSFANTESENSYLTQRAHFFTEIEGLDDYMEVREGMQLKNVDFKELMMAYGDPDHLPWYVSHYAFWVAAILMISWPLRVLIEYQTAYVHYHVEKLLGLEYTAPTVEEEPLYRYRMPRDTTQDSTELEWHICTNRQLIPSYSEAMLMDLANSPAYNSYAVCRYGETAHGCERCNRASSTSSIFSRHAFRSCSGNSHISLNTSRFSLCRVHGSHRTGLWRSRSSSIADRGCQDEQCCSYSSQLAVNENPPTYHDARFFPVLIVHRPEGHNGQHFRCSSCLETSL, encoded by the coding sequence CAACGCCCTGTGAAGCAGTCCCTGAGTGCCTGCATGTGCCGAGAGTCCCACTGGAAATGCCTCCTCCTTTCCATCCTCATGTACGGCTGCCTGGGTGCAGTGGCATGGTGTCAGCTGGTCCAGGTCACCAAGCTCAGCTTTGATAGTTCCTTCAAGGGCAAGTCTATGATCTACCATGACAGCCCGTGCTCAGATGGCTATGTCTACATCCCTCTGGCCTTCCTCTCCATGCTGTACGTGGTCTACCTGGTGGAGTGCTGGCACTGCCATGTCAAGAGAGAGCTGCAGTACAAGGCAGATGTGGACAGTGTCTATGAATGCATCAACCGCATGCAGCAAGCCACTCCATGCATCTGGTGGAAGGCCATTAGCTACCACTTTGTGCGGCGAACCCGGCAGGTGACCCGGTACCGCAATGGCGATGCCTACACCACTACACAAGTCTACCATGAAAGGGTCAACACCCATGTGGCTGAAGCCGAGTTTGACTACTCTCATTGTGGATACAAGGACATCTCCAAGGAGCTCTTGGGCCTGGAGAGTTACACAGCCACCAAGCTGAGGTTCACCAAGTGCTTCAGCTTTGCCAATACTGAGTCTGAGAACTCTTACCTGACTCAGAGGGCtcacttcttcacagaaattgaGGGTCTTGATGACTACATGGAGGTGAGGGAAGGCATGCAGCTCAAAAATGTGGACTTTAAAGAGCTTATGATGGCCTACGGGGACCCAGATCACCTTCCATGGTATGTATCCCACTATGCTTTCTGGGTGGCAGCTATCCTGATGATCTCATGGCCACTCAGGGTACTCATAGAGTATCAAACTGCTTACGTTCACTACCATGTGGAAAAGCTGCTAGGTCTGGAGTACACAGCACCCACTGTGGAGGAGGAGCCCTTGTACCGGTATCGCATGCCACGAGACACCACGCAGGACAGCACCGAGCTGGAGTGGCACATCTGCACCAATCGGCAGTTGATCCCCAGCTACTCGGAGGCCATGCTCATGGACCTGGCCAACTCCCCAGCCTACAACAGCTATGCGGTGTGTCGGTATGGTGAAACAGCCCATGGCTGTGAACGCTGCAATCGTgcctccagcacctcctccatcttctcGCGCCATGCTTTCCGCAGCTGCAGTGGCAACTCCCACATCTCCCTCAACACCAGCCGCTTCTCTCTTTGCCGTGTCCATGGCTCACACAGGACAGGCCTCTGGAGGagccgcagcagcagcatcgCAGACCGGGGCTGCCAGGATGAGCAGTGCTGCTCCTACTCCAGCCAGCTGGCTGTCAATGAAAACCCCCCAACCTACCACGATGCTCGCTTCTTCCCTGTCCTGATTGTCCACAGGCCAGAGGGGCACAATGGGCAGCATTTCAGAtgctcctcctgcctggagaCCTCTCTGTGA